Proteins found in one Micropterus dolomieu isolate WLL.071019.BEF.003 ecotype Adirondacks linkage group LG10, ASM2129224v1, whole genome shotgun sequence genomic segment:
- the LOC123977294 gene encoding uncharacterized protein LOC123977294, with translation MASNGVSKRLHMLCPFCRKTQRTMSTHLRRVCMKNGSQEAIEAEMEKAKRDVCELLATGRVFEYALLCQIMDSADPLSRLVEELHRRHMVVIDVPPSLPNVRARPTTRPPPGSAAPETDEDEQSENDSVCSDETFQRNPDMKLTRQLMAERGLYNKHSLEHPLLKGFATYLEKDLYNENFKQEVENVARFLYYMDPQCPSLDFVRNREKTKEYLHELSEAKLKTQTQLNYLNSLKRFLTYHTVYTNLRNEDEKLHEDCRQFIEYTGSLLKSCSEKESKEITQARHAKLTENRQLTPHDCLAVLRAAKRDFLSVINKVYPDDSSSLEKTECGLVVYYLEAVVLLKHHQLPGVVEHMTVQEWAARKPDSSGNRIVGVKEHKSAAQQFAMFALSQEEELWFEIYFTRVRPLLLESKRVKRNDTEGEDRFFISTTGRPIYNASNDLHRLQTKYRVKPVTSQLACRVFEAAFKSLVAEQAGDSSAEPADEGSSRPTRGSAGNTPHKPVYRTNVHTDVVAAYDHLLRTHPVTLDGDVPDMTLRCQSSRQFHRKLYERWLKAQMKLRVQHVLSYFCRRLPTEHRVRSWIAKQGWKSNIPNAAQIVKDWKPSGSVDTIMDSRQIQKFTQSQKWRGLLVTETDKGTGVIATRVFQTGEVVCDYHGRVITEQEGKDIQGSPSGEETRNMFFYTDNKGQPMCIDAHSSSCECHPEQQTVGRLINHSKRKDNLRPRLYTVDIDGEEKDVILFLAKKEHSGQRRAAL, from the exons ATGGCTTCTAATGG TGTATCCAAGAGACTCCATATGCTGTGTCCTTTCTGCCGGAAGACCCAGAGAACCATGTCAACGCATCTACGCAGGGTCTGCATGAAGAACGGCTCGCAAGAAGCCATCGAGGCAGAGATGGAGAAGGCAAAGAGGGACGTTTGTGAACTTCTGGCAACTGGCAGGGTGTTTGAATACGCCCTCCTTTGTCAGATTATGGACAGTGCTGATCCACTCAGCAG GCTAGTTGAGGAGCTGCACCGTCGCCATATGGTGGTGATTGATGTTCCTCCATCACTGCCCAATGTCCGGGCAAGGCCAACCACACGGCCACCGCCCGGGAGCGCAGCTCCGGAGACTGACGAGGACGAGCAGTCCGAGAACGACTCTGTCTGCAGTGACGAAACCTTTCAACG GAACCCAGACATGAAGTTGACCAGGCAGCTCATGGCGGAGAGGGGCCTTTACAACAAGCACTCTCTGGAGCATCCGTTGCTGAAGGGGTTTGCCACGTACCTGGAGAAAGACCTCTACAATGAGAATTTTAAACAGGAG GTTGAAAATGTTGCTCGGTTCCTGTACTACATGGACCCGCAGTGTCCATCCCTGGACTTCGTCAGGAACAGGGAAAAGACAAAGGAGTACCTCCATGAGCTCTCCGAggcaaaactgaaaacacaaacacaacttaatTACCTCAATAGCTTGAAACG ATTCCTAACATACCACACAGTTTACACCAACCTGAGGAATGAGGATGAGAAACTCCACGAGGACTGCCGACAATTTATTGAGTACACTGGGTCTCTGCTGAAAAGCTGctcagagaaagagagcaaagagATCACCCAAGCGAG GCATGCCAAGCTGACAGAGAATCGCCAGCTGACTCCTCATGACTGCTTGGCTGTGTTGAGGGCTGCCAAGAGGGACTTCTTGTCCGTGATCAACAAAGTCTACCCAGACGACAGCTCCTCCCTGGAGAAGACTGAGTGCGGCCTTGTGGTGTACTACCTCGAGGCAGTGGTGCTCCTGAAACACCACCAACTACCAGGCGTGGTGGAGCACATGACT GTACAGGAGTGGGCTGCCCGAAAGCCAGACTCCTCTGGCAACAGAATCGTTGGCGTAAAGGAGCACAAGTCAGCAGCACAACAGTTTGCCATGTTTGCCCTTTcacaggaggaggagttg TGGTTTGAGATTTACTTCACACGGGTGAGGCCACTACTCCTGGAGTCCAAGAGGGTTAAGAGGAATGACACAGAGGGAGAAGATCGATTCTTCATCTCCACCACGGGGAGGCCCATCTACAATGCCTCCAATGACCTGCACCGGCTGCAAACAAA ATACAGAGTTAAGCCAGTGACCAGCCAGTTGGCATGCAGGGTCTTCGAGGCGGCCTTCAAGTCTCTGGTGGCTGAGCAGGCTGGTGACTCGAG tgctGAGCCGGCAGATGAGGGATCCAGTCGTCCTACCCGGGGCTCTGCCGGCAACACTCCCCACAAGCCTGTCTACAGAACAAATGTGCACACGGATGTCGTTGCGGCATATGACCACCTTCTGAGAACGCACCCGGTGACTCTGGATGGGGACGTGCCAGATATGACTCTGCGCTGTCAGTCATCCCGCCAGTTTCACAGAAAGCTGTACGAGCGTTGGCTGAAGGCTCAAATGAAACTGCGTGTGCAGCACGTTCTCT CATACTTTTGCCGACGCCTCCCGACAGAACACCGGGTCCGCTCCTGGATAGCAAAGCAGGGATGGAAGAGCAACATCCCCAACGCTGCCCAGATCGTCAAAGACTGGAAGCCCTCTGGATCTGTGGACACGATCATGGACTCGAGGCAGATCCAGAAGTTCACTCAGTCACAGAAGTGGAGAGGACTTCTAGTCACTGAGACCGACAAGGGCACGGGTGTCATTGCCACCCGCGTGTTTCAGACCGGGGAGGTTGTCTGTGACTACCATGGGCGGGTGATCACAGAACAAGAGGGCAAGGACATACAGGGCAGCCCCAGTGGGGAGGAGACCAGAAACATGTTCTTCTACACGGACAATAAAGGGCAGCCCATGTGCATCGACGCACATTCATCTTCCTGCGAGTGCCACCCTGAGCAGCAGACTGTTGGCAGACTCATTAACCACTCCAAAAGGAAAGACAACCTGAGGCCCAGGCTGTACACTGTGGACATAGACGGGGAGGAAAAAGACGTCATTCTTTTCTTGGCAAAAAAAGAACATTCAGGTCAACGGAGAGCTGCTCTTTAA